One Paenisporosarcina sp. FSL H8-0542 genomic region harbors:
- a CDS encoding YezD family protein — protein sequence MGDLVKEGKEKEKEKFEVIAKALEGLHFGELQITFHEGKIVQINRIEKQRFSV from the coding sequence ATGGGAGATTTGGTGAAAGAAGGTAAGGAAAAGGAAAAGGAAAAGTTTGAAGTTATCGCAAAAGCACTTGAAGGCTTGCATTTTGGAGAGCTACAAATTACGTTTCATGAAGGAAAGATTGTTCAAATAAATCGCATAGAAAAGCAACGGTTTTCTGTTTGA
- a CDS encoding ABC transporter ATP-binding protein: MEEQPKLTGKDQGIILRRLISYLKPHKKVITFALFLLGLTVVGDVVGPILIKTFIDDYLTVQNFPTGPLVGLASAYLFIQISNVFISYFQLLKFQEIALKIIQQMRIDVFTKVQNLGMRYFDKTPAGSIVSRVTNDTEAIKDMFVSVLVGFLQSGFLVVGVYIAMFILNVKLALVTLLLLPILFMIIKTYRRYSSVFYQDLRERLSQLNAKLAESLQGMSMIQAFRQEPRLKDEFNDINEQHWKAGKRNIKMDSLLLRPAIDLVYALALIMLLSYFGVTSFSNTIEVGVIYAFVTYIDRFFEPINQVMQRLSIFQQAIVAASRVFKLLDEKELVPSQANTNARIDAGKIEFKNVTFSYDGQTDVLKNISFTANPGETVALVGHTGSGKSSIINLLMRFYEFEQGDILIDGQSVKDFKAQELRDKMGLVLQDPFLFFGDIESNIRLHKQSMTDDEVRAAAEFVQADGFINLLPEGYKQKVTERGSTFSSGQRQLVAFARTVATDPKILVLDEATANIDTETEVAIQSSLEKMRQGRTTIAIAHRLSTIQDAELILVLHQGEVVEQGNHQQLLAKKGLYHKMYLLQNGIVEEAV; encoded by the coding sequence ATGGAAGAACAGCCAAAGCTAACAGGAAAAGATCAAGGCATCATCTTAAGAAGGCTCATTTCCTATTTGAAGCCACATAAAAAGGTCATTACATTTGCGTTATTCCTACTTGGCCTTACCGTAGTCGGGGACGTTGTTGGACCTATTTTGATTAAAACGTTCATAGATGATTATTTGACCGTTCAAAACTTTCCGACAGGACCGTTAGTCGGACTGGCGAGTGCGTACTTATTCATTCAAATCTCTAATGTTTTCATCAGTTATTTCCAGCTGCTGAAATTCCAGGAGATAGCACTGAAAATCATTCAGCAAATGCGAATTGATGTTTTTACGAAAGTACAAAACCTCGGAATGCGTTATTTTGATAAAACGCCTGCCGGAAGCATTGTGTCTCGCGTAACGAATGATACGGAAGCCATTAAAGATATGTTTGTCAGTGTCTTGGTCGGGTTCTTGCAAAGTGGTTTCTTAGTGGTCGGAGTATACATCGCGATGTTCATTCTGAATGTTAAACTGGCCCTCGTTACATTATTGCTATTGCCGATATTATTTATGATTATAAAAACGTACCGTCGTTACAGCTCGGTGTTTTACCAAGATTTGCGTGAGCGATTGAGTCAATTAAATGCAAAACTGGCTGAATCCTTGCAAGGCATGTCCATGATTCAAGCATTCCGACAAGAACCGAGATTGAAAGATGAATTCAATGACATCAATGAACAGCACTGGAAAGCAGGCAAGCGTAATATCAAAATGGATAGTCTGTTGCTGCGTCCCGCGATTGATTTGGTGTATGCACTTGCGCTGATTATGTTGCTAAGCTATTTCGGGGTAACTTCATTCAGCAATACGATCGAAGTTGGTGTGATTTACGCCTTCGTGACGTATATTGACCGATTCTTTGAACCGATTAATCAAGTCATGCAACGTTTATCGATTTTCCAACAAGCCATTGTAGCGGCTTCCCGTGTTTTCAAGCTACTCGATGAAAAGGAACTTGTGCCAAGCCAGGCGAACACAAATGCACGGATTGATGCTGGGAAAATTGAATTCAAAAATGTAACATTCTCTTACGATGGACAAACAGATGTATTGAAAAACATTTCCTTCACCGCGAATCCTGGGGAAACGGTAGCGCTAGTCGGCCATACCGGAAGTGGGAAAAGTTCCATCATCAATTTATTGATGCGTTTTTATGAGTTTGAACAAGGTGATATTTTGATAGATGGACAATCTGTAAAAGATTTCAAAGCTCAGGAATTACGGGATAAAATGGGACTTGTGCTACAAGATCCGTTCTTGTTCTTCGGGGATATTGAAAGCAACATTCGTTTGCACAAGCAAAGTATGACGGATGACGAAGTGCGTGCTGCTGCAGAGTTTGTTCAAGCTGACGGCTTCATCAATCTGTTGCCAGAAGGCTATAAGCAAAAAGTAACCGAGCGAGGCTCAACCTTCTCAAGTGGTCAGCGTCAACTCGTCGCATTCGCCCGTACGGTGGCAACGGATCCGAAGATTTTGGTGCTGGATGAAGCAACAGCAAACATCGATACGGAAACAGAAGTGGCAATTCAATCAAGTCTTGAAAAAATGCGACAAGGACGAACAACGATTGCCATTGCCCACCGTTTGAGTACGATTCAAGATGCAGAGCTGATTTTAGTCCTTCATCAAGGCGAGGTTGTTGAACAGGGCAATCATCAACAGTTGCTTGCAAAAAAAGGCTTGTATCACAAAATGTACCTGTTGCAGAACGGCATAGTGGAAGAAGCAGTATAA
- the metE gene encoding 5-methyltetrahydropteroyltriglutamate--homocysteine S-methyltransferase, translating to MSKVKSSNLGYPRIGVKREWKNSLEQLWAGKLEKESFLKQIEEIRLNNLQKQKDLGIDLIPVGDFSLYDHVLDTAVMFGLVPKRFEYDGGKVSLETYFDIARGNKGAVASEMTKWFNTNYHYIVPELNEAVPTLVENRPLQFYKEAKQKLNIEGKPVILGPITFVKLSKGYRENEFKAVVEKFVPLYADILRELQKEGVEWVQIDEPILSTTISKEDVALFKDIYQTLHDAAPNIKLILQTYFESIEHYEDVISLPVKGIGLDFVYDNGQNLAALKKYGFPKDKVLAAGIIDGRNIWRANLNDHSAILAEIVDVVSKDRLIVQSSSSLLHVPVTVKSEETLDDVLKGALSFANEKLHEIVLLTKGLNDGKEAIQKEISASTEAIHALQKSSFRNNTQVQEAIQNLHTYKAERKAIFKVRQEIQKEAFQLPLLPTTTIGSFPQTQEVRKNRLKWRKGELTNTEYETYIKAEIKKWIEIQEELGLDVFVHGEFERTDMVEYFGEKLDGFQFTKFGWVQSYGSRCVKPPLIYGDVSFIEPITVKESLYAQSITDKPVKGMLTGPITILNWSFVRDDISRYVVANQIALALRKEVETLEENGIRMIQVDEPAIREGLPLKREKWEGYLDAAVYAFKLATTSVQNDTQIHTHMCYSDFKDIIDAIKALDADVISIETSRSHGELIQSFEENTYDKGIGLGVYDIHSPRVPKLEELSRNIDRALQVLDPNQFWINPDCGLKTRGLEETVAALKIMVEVAKQTREKLLVNIGS from the coding sequence ATGAGCAAAGTGAAAAGTTCGAATTTAGGTTATCCAAGAATTGGTGTAAAACGTGAATGGAAAAATTCACTGGAGCAGTTATGGGCAGGGAAACTAGAAAAAGAATCATTCTTAAAACAAATTGAGGAGATTCGGCTAAACAATCTGCAGAAACAAAAAGATTTAGGAATTGACTTGATACCAGTTGGAGACTTTAGTTTGTATGATCATGTGCTTGATACAGCCGTTATGTTCGGATTAGTACCGAAACGCTTTGAATACGACGGCGGTAAAGTATCGCTTGAAACGTATTTTGATATAGCACGAGGCAATAAAGGTGCTGTTGCATCTGAAATGACAAAATGGTTTAACACAAACTATCACTATATTGTTCCAGAGCTTAATGAAGCAGTACCTACTCTTGTTGAAAACCGGCCACTTCAATTTTATAAAGAGGCTAAACAGAAACTTAATATCGAAGGAAAACCTGTAATCTTAGGACCTATCACATTTGTAAAACTGTCAAAGGGTTATAGAGAAAATGAATTTAAAGCAGTTGTTGAAAAATTTGTACCGCTTTACGCTGACATTTTACGTGAATTACAAAAAGAAGGAGTAGAGTGGGTACAAATCGATGAACCGATTTTATCTACAACGATTTCCAAAGAAGATGTTGCGTTATTTAAGGATATCTATCAAACATTGCATGATGCAGCGCCAAACATAAAGCTGATATTACAAACATATTTTGAAAGCATTGAACATTACGAAGATGTCATCTCACTTCCTGTTAAAGGAATTGGACTTGATTTTGTATATGATAATGGTCAAAATCTTGCTGCTTTGAAAAAGTATGGTTTCCCAAAAGATAAGGTTCTTGCTGCTGGTATTATTGACGGGCGAAACATATGGCGTGCGAATCTTAATGATCATTCTGCAATTCTTGCAGAGATTGTGGATGTTGTTTCAAAAGATCGTCTAATTGTACAATCTTCATCAAGCTTATTGCATGTACCTGTGACAGTTAAAAGTGAAGAAACGCTTGATGACGTCCTAAAAGGAGCATTATCATTTGCTAATGAAAAATTACATGAAATTGTTCTACTGACAAAAGGCTTAAACGATGGAAAAGAAGCGATACAAAAAGAAATCAGTGCAAGTACAGAAGCGATTCATGCGTTACAAAAATCATCATTCCGAAATAACACACAAGTTCAAGAAGCCATTCAAAACTTGCATACGTATAAAGCGGAACGAAAAGCAATATTTAAAGTCCGTCAAGAGATACAAAAAGAGGCTTTTCAGTTACCACTGCTTCCAACAACAACAATCGGAAGTTTCCCGCAAACTCAAGAAGTAAGAAAGAACCGATTAAAATGGCGTAAAGGCGAGTTAACGAATACAGAATATGAAACATATATAAAAGCAGAAATTAAAAAGTGGATTGAAATTCAAGAGGAACTTGGTCTAGATGTGTTTGTACATGGAGAATTTGAACGTACAGACATGGTTGAGTATTTTGGTGAAAAATTAGATGGCTTCCAATTCACGAAATTTGGCTGGGTCCAGTCATATGGCTCGCGATGTGTGAAACCACCACTTATTTACGGTGACGTGTCATTTATAGAACCGATAACAGTTAAAGAATCCTTATATGCCCAATCAATAACTGACAAACCTGTAAAAGGAATGCTGACAGGTCCAATTACAATTTTAAACTGGTCGTTTGTTCGCGATGATATTTCACGCTATGTTGTTGCCAATCAAATTGCACTTGCGCTTCGAAAAGAAGTTGAAACGCTTGAGGAAAATGGAATTCGTATGATTCAAGTTGATGAGCCGGCAATTCGTGAAGGGCTGCCGTTAAAACGTGAAAAATGGGAAGGGTATCTTGACGCTGCAGTTTATGCGTTTAAACTTGCAACAACGTCAGTACAAAACGATACACAAATTCATACCCATATGTGTTATTCGGACTTTAAAGATATTATCGATGCGATTAAAGCACTCGATGCTGATGTTATTTCGATTGAAACATCAAGAAGTCATGGTGAATTAATTCAATCGTTTGAAGAAAACACGTATGACAAAGGGATCGGTCTTGGTGTATACGACATTCATAGTCCACGTGTACCAAAGCTTGAAGAGCTGAGTAGAAACATTGATCGTGCCCTACAAGTTCTTGATCCAAATCAGTTCTGGATTAATCCTGATTGCGGTTTGAAAACACGAGGTCTTGAAGAAACGGTTGCAGCACTTAAGATAATGGTTGAAGTAGCAAAACAAACGAGAGAAAAGCTGCTCGTGAATATAGGGTCATAA
- a CDS encoding methionine biosynthesis PLP-dependent protein, with protein sequence MYKIDTQLAQIGNRSDTATGTVNPPVYFSTAYRHEGLGQPTEFDYSRTGNPTRQLLENTISDLEYGDQGFACSSGMAAIMTVLSLFQSGDEWLVSEDLYGGTYRLLEQGYKKWGLKCQYVNTCCPEAIELKITPQTKAIFLETPTNPLMKKTDISAVSEIAKKHGIMLIVDNTFYTPLLQQPITLGADIVIHSATKYLGGHNDVLAGIIVAKGKKLCEELAHYHNSTGAVLSPFDSWLLMRGMKTLSLRMNRHEKNAREVVLYLSNLQTVTDVFYAGKGGMISFRLKEESWINPFLQGLSLITFAESLGGTESFITYPATQTHADIPEEVRIQAGVCNRLLRLSVGIEDVEDLLSDLDQAFVKIREEMIM encoded by the coding sequence ATGTATAAAATCGATACACAACTTGCTCAAATTGGAAATCGCAGTGATACGGCTACAGGGACTGTGAATCCCCCTGTTTATTTTTCTACGGCCTATCGTCATGAAGGGCTTGGGCAACCGACGGAGTTTGATTATAGTCGTACGGGAAATCCAACACGTCAGCTCCTTGAAAATACAATATCAGATTTGGAATATGGTGATCAAGGCTTCGCCTGTAGTTCTGGAATGGCGGCAATTATGACAGTTTTGTCCCTTTTTCAATCAGGTGATGAATGGTTAGTTAGTGAAGATTTATATGGAGGTACCTATCGTTTATTAGAACAAGGATATAAAAAATGGGGATTGAAGTGTCAATACGTAAACACATGTTGTCCGGAAGCGATCGAATTAAAGATTACCCCTCAAACAAAAGCCATCTTTCTGGAAACGCCTACAAACCCCTTAATGAAGAAAACAGATATTTCCGCTGTTTCGGAAATTGCCAAGAAACACGGAATTATGCTGATTGTCGATAACACTTTCTATACGCCTCTCTTGCAACAACCAATCACTCTTGGTGCTGACATTGTAATCCACAGCGCAACCAAATATTTAGGCGGTCATAATGATGTTCTTGCTGGCATTATTGTTGCTAAAGGAAAAAAACTATGTGAGGAACTAGCGCATTACCATAACAGTACGGGAGCTGTGCTTAGTCCATTTGACTCCTGGTTATTGATGCGCGGTATGAAAACTTTATCCCTACGAATGAATCGGCATGAGAAAAATGCTCGGGAAGTTGTCCTTTACCTTTCCAATCTTCAAACTGTAACCGACGTTTTTTATGCAGGAAAAGGTGGAATGATCTCTTTTCGCCTAAAAGAAGAGTCATGGATTAATCCTTTTTTACAAGGTTTATCTCTTATTACATTTGCCGAAAGCCTTGGAGGTACAGAAAGCTTCATCACCTACCCTGCCACTCAAACACATGCTGATATCCCTGAAGAGGTTAGAATTCAAGCAGGTGTTTGCAATCGATTATTGCGTTTATCAGTTGGAATTGAAGATGTAGAAGATTTGCTTTCAGACCTTGATCAAGCTTTTGTGAAAATAAGAGAGGAGATGATTATGTAA
- a CDS encoding bifunctional homocysteine S-methyltransferase/methylenetetrahydrofolate reductase — translation MSFLEKLKNQILIGDGAMGTLLYSYGTDCCFEELNLSHPEQIQNIHKAYIGAGADVIQTNTYAANYLKLQRYGLEDSVKEINSAAVHNAKIAAKNDAYVFGTIGGNRGVKPNSISLEDLKRSFREQLYCLLLEGVDGILLETFYDLQELEAVLTITRKETNLPIISQLALQEPGILQDQTPVNEAFLRLENLGADVIGLNCRLGPHHTLLSLEQIEIPAHAYLSAYPNASLPAYTDGKFHYEGDAEYFRKSALAFRNEGVGLLGGCCGTTPEHIRAIASELKNVVPITQKVVKIKPPKQVVEVVSIKRDFPPLEKIVKKKPSIIVELDPPRKLDTTKFFKGAKALKEVGIDAITLADNSLASVRISNESLGYLVKTQLEMRPLIHIACRDRNLIGLQSHLMGLHTLGMNDVLAITGDPARVGDFPGASSVYDVSSFELIQMIKQLNEGLSFSGKDLGQKTSFSIAAAFNPNVRHLDKAVQRLEKKVQLGADYFISQPVFSEEKLLEIYESTKHLNAPIYIGLMPLLSSKNAEFLHNEVPGIKISKTIRDRMAKFNDNPVQAVQEGIEITKSLIDTALDLFNGIYLITPFLRYELTVELALYARQRASELQRNRIAVSTIH, via the coding sequence ATGAGTTTTTTGGAGAAATTAAAAAACCAAATATTAATTGGTGATGGCGCCATGGGAACTCTCCTATACTCGTACGGGACAGATTGCTGCTTTGAGGAACTGAACCTATCCCATCCGGAACAAATTCAAAACATCCATAAAGCGTATATAGGTGCAGGTGCGGATGTGATACAGACGAACACGTATGCAGCAAATTATTTAAAGCTGCAAAGGTATGGACTGGAAGATTCAGTAAAAGAAATCAATAGTGCCGCTGTCCACAATGCCAAAATAGCAGCTAAGAACGACGCTTATGTTTTTGGGACGATTGGTGGTAATCGGGGAGTAAAGCCCAATTCTATTTCATTAGAGGACCTAAAACGAAGCTTTCGGGAACAGTTATATTGCCTTTTATTAGAAGGGGTTGATGGGATTCTCCTCGAAACTTTCTATGACCTTCAAGAGCTTGAAGCCGTTCTTACAATCACTCGTAAGGAAACAAATCTGCCAATCATTTCACAACTAGCACTTCAAGAGCCAGGGATTTTGCAAGATCAAACACCTGTCAATGAAGCATTTTTGCGGCTCGAAAATCTTGGTGCTGATGTCATAGGTCTGAATTGTCGCCTCGGACCACATCATACGTTGTTATCACTTGAACAGATTGAGATTCCAGCACATGCTTATCTTTCTGCCTATCCAAATGCAAGTCTGCCTGCATATACGGATGGGAAATTTCATTATGAAGGTGATGCGGAGTACTTTCGAAAGTCAGCACTGGCATTCCGCAATGAAGGAGTTGGTCTTCTTGGAGGATGTTGCGGCACTACACCTGAACATATAAGAGCCATTGCTTCCGAATTAAAAAATGTGGTTCCAATTACACAAAAGGTCGTGAAAATAAAACCACCTAAACAAGTTGTGGAAGTAGTTTCAATAAAAAGGGATTTCCCGCCTCTTGAGAAAATTGTAAAGAAGAAACCATCGATTATTGTTGAGTTAGATCCTCCTCGGAAATTAGATACAACAAAATTTTTCAAGGGAGCAAAAGCTTTAAAAGAAGTGGGCATTGATGCGATTACACTGGCGGATAACTCGCTTGCCTCTGTTCGTATTTCAAATGAGTCATTGGGTTACCTAGTTAAAACTCAACTGGAGATGCGTCCACTTATCCATATAGCTTGCAGGGACCGCAACCTTATCGGTCTGCAATCCCACTTGATGGGCCTACACACTTTAGGGATGAATGATGTACTTGCGATAACGGGCGATCCAGCTAGAGTAGGCGATTTCCCAGGAGCATCTTCTGTTTATGATGTGTCATCCTTTGAGCTAATTCAAATGATAAAACAACTTAATGAAGGTTTATCTTTTTCAGGAAAAGATCTTGGCCAAAAAACATCTTTTAGCATTGCTGCTGCTTTTAATCCAAATGTCCGTCATCTAGATAAAGCGGTGCAGCGCCTTGAAAAGAAAGTTCAGCTTGGCGCCGATTATTTTATCTCACAACCTGTATTTTCAGAGGAAAAATTACTCGAAATTTACGAATCTACCAAACATCTTAATGCGCCTATATATATTGGTTTAATGCCCTTACTAAGCAGTAAAAACGCTGAGTTTCTTCATAATGAAGTACCGGGAATCAAAATCTCGAAAACGATTCGTGACCGCATGGCAAAATTTAATGATAACCCGGTTCAGGCGGTACAAGAAGGAATCGAAATTACGAAGTCTTTAATTGATACAGCATTAGACTTGTTTAATGGGATTTATTTAATTACACCATTTTTACGTTATGAACTAACCGTTGAGTTGGCTCTATATGCCCGTCAGCGTGCAAGCGAATTGCAGAGGAACAGAATTGCCGTAAGCACTATTCATTAA
- a CDS encoding DUF5412 family protein: MEIVERKYNLWSFLLCLLVTVLSLQTLYASYNHSWSVAPPASVLLLLTFTTCFMGISGFRDKSNRGARWRSWMTVLIAFPLSAIFLLGIVVNTFAREPIATTQSPDSKTTINFYTLNGGAATSISVVGIVDGPLWFKKNIYYDDNMHKADVAWTNNGIITINNHTLNLDKGETFSD, translated from the coding sequence GTGGAAATAGTGGAAAGAAAATATAATTTGTGGTCTTTTCTTTTATGCTTGTTAGTAACGGTTCTTTCTTTACAGACTTTATATGCTTCTTATAACCATTCGTGGTCAGTTGCACCACCTGCTTCGGTTTTATTGTTGCTCACGTTTACTACTTGTTTTATGGGTATTTCGGGATTTAGAGACAAAAGCAACAGGGGAGCAAGATGGAGAAGTTGGATGACTGTCTTAATTGCATTTCCCCTTTCAGCAATTTTTCTATTAGGGATAGTAGTGAATACATTTGCAAGAGAACCCATTGCAACAACCCAATCACCCGATTCTAAAACGACAATCAACTTCTACACATTAAATGGTGGTGCAGCTACTTCTATTAGTGTAGTAGGAATAGTAGATGGTCCCCTTTGGTTCAAGAAGAATATCTACTATGATGACAATATGCACAAGGCAGATGTGGCTTGGACAAATAACGGTATTATTACAATAAATAATCACACTTTGAACTTAGATAAAGGGGAAACTTTTTCGGATTAA
- the metC gene encoding cystathionine beta-lyase, with product MENREYSFETRLLHNRHKIDPNTGAVSVAIQHASTFHQFDIDHLGKYDYSRSSNPTRNALEEVIAELEGGTNGFAFSSGIAAISTAFLLLSSGDHVVISEDVYGGTYRLITEVLSRYGIDYSFVDMTDLIQVKQAIKPNTKVFYVETPSNPLLKVTDIKAVSKLAKENNALTFVDNTFLTPALQKPLELGADVVLHSATKFLSGHSDVVAGLAVVKDEKLAKRLGFLQNSFGAILGVQDAWLVLRGLKTLYVRLEQSQKSAILLAEFLQGHPLIDKVYYPALESHPQHQLQKNQAEGPGAVLSFELANEDALRSFVSNVKFPVFAVSLGSVESILSYPTKMSHAAMPKAEREKRGIKNSLLRLSVGLENPNDLIKDFSQAFQHVQDRQFIYHGGESQ from the coding sequence ATGGAGAACAGAGAATATTCCTTTGAAACAAGACTTTTACACAATCGTCATAAGATTGATCCGAATACTGGCGCAGTGAGTGTAGCGATCCAACATGCGTCAACTTTTCATCAATTTGATATCGATCATCTTGGAAAATATGATTACAGTCGCAGCTCTAATCCTACAAGGAATGCACTAGAAGAAGTTATTGCGGAACTAGAAGGTGGAACAAATGGATTCGCTTTTTCTTCCGGGATAGCAGCGATTTCAACGGCATTTCTGCTTCTCTCTTCAGGAGATCATGTCGTGATTTCAGAGGATGTTTATGGTGGTACCTATCGATTGATCACCGAAGTCCTGTCCCGATACGGAATTGACTATAGCTTTGTCGATATGACGGATCTGATCCAAGTAAAACAAGCCATTAAGCCAAATACAAAAGTGTTTTATGTTGAAACACCTTCCAATCCTTTATTGAAGGTGACCGACATCAAAGCGGTTAGCAAGTTAGCAAAAGAAAATAATGCCTTAACATTCGTCGATAACACTTTTCTCACTCCAGCCTTGCAAAAACCACTTGAACTTGGGGCTGATGTTGTGCTGCATAGTGCAACCAAATTTCTATCAGGGCATAGCGATGTCGTCGCTGGATTGGCAGTTGTCAAGGATGAAAAATTAGCGAAAAGACTTGGTTTTTTACAAAATTCGTTTGGGGCTATTCTGGGTGTTCAGGACGCATGGCTCGTGCTAAGAGGGCTCAAGACGCTTTATGTCCGTCTCGAACAATCACAAAAATCTGCAATATTACTCGCCGAATTTTTACAAGGCCACCCGCTAATCGATAAGGTTTATTATCCGGCTCTAGAAAGTCATCCGCAGCATCAGCTTCAAAAAAACCAGGCAGAAGGTCCAGGTGCGGTTTTATCATTTGAACTTGCCAATGAGGATGCACTTCGTTCATTTGTTTCGAATGTGAAATTCCCTGTATTTGCAGTAAGCCTTGGGTCTGTAGAGTCGATTTTATCGTATCCGACTAAAATGTCCCACGCGGCGATGCCAAAAGCGGAAAGAGAAAAACGTGGCATCAAAAATAGCCTTCTTCGCTTATCGGTCGGCCTTGAAAACCCGAATGATCTTATCAAGGATTTTTCACAAGCCTTTCAGCACGTTCAAGATAGACAGTTTATTTATCATGGAGGAGAGAGCCAATGA